One segment of Mycolicibacterium sp. YH-1 DNA contains the following:
- the rpmA gene encoding 50S ribosomal protein L27 yields MAHKKGASSSRNGRDSNSQRLGVKRFGGQVVKAGEIIVRQRGTHFHPGVNVGRGGDDTLFATAPGAVTFGVKRGRKTVNIVRVPRPEA; encoded by the coding sequence ATGGCACACAAGAAGGGCGCTTCCAGCTCGCGCAACGGTCGCGACTCCAACTCACAGCGCCTAGGCGTTAAGCGGTTCGGTGGTCAGGTCGTCAAGGCTGGCGAGATCATCGTCCGGCAGCGCGGCACCCACTTCCACCCCGGCGTGAACGTCGGCCGTGGCGGCGACGACACTCTGTTCGCCACCGCTCCGGGCGCTGTCACGTTCGGTGTCAAGCGTGGACGCAAGACGGTCAACATCGTCCGCGTCCCGCGACCCGAGGCCTAA
- the proB gene encoding glutamate 5-kinase: MTSLHREAVRTARSVVVKVGTTALTTPSGRFDADRLATLADAIEARMEAGSDVVIVSSGAIAAGIEPLRLTKRPTDLATKQAAASVGQVALVNAWSAAFGRYNRTVGQVLLTAHDISMRVQHNNAQRTLDRLRALHAVAIVNENDTVATNEIRFGDNDRLSALVAHLVGADALILLSDIDGLYDGDPRKATEDRPARFIAEVAAPDDLDGVVAGNGSKLGTGGMASKLSSALLAADAGVPVLLAAAADATAALVDASVGTVFAARPERMTARRFWVRYAAEAAGVLTLDDGAIRAVLRQRRSLLPAGITGVSGRFHGGDVVELRGTDAVTVARGVVAYEAGELATMIGRSTSDLPPEMRRPAVHADDLVAV; encoded by the coding sequence GTGACCAGTCTCCATCGCGAGGCGGTCCGCACGGCCCGCAGCGTGGTGGTCAAGGTTGGCACGACCGCGCTCACCACGCCCTCGGGCAGGTTCGACGCCGACCGCCTGGCCACCCTCGCCGACGCCATCGAGGCGCGCATGGAGGCGGGATCCGACGTCGTGATCGTGTCCTCGGGTGCTATCGCGGCGGGTATCGAACCACTGCGTCTGACCAAGCGACCCACTGACCTGGCGACCAAGCAGGCGGCCGCCAGCGTTGGTCAGGTGGCGTTGGTCAACGCCTGGAGTGCGGCATTCGGTCGTTACAACCGCACCGTCGGACAGGTGTTGCTGACGGCCCATGACATCTCAATGCGCGTGCAGCACAACAACGCTCAGCGCACCCTGGATCGGCTGCGCGCACTGCACGCGGTGGCGATCGTCAACGAGAACGACACCGTCGCCACCAATGAGATCCGGTTCGGTGACAACGATCGCCTGTCAGCGCTCGTCGCGCATCTGGTCGGAGCGGACGCGCTGATCCTGCTGAGCGATATCGACGGCCTGTATGACGGGGACCCACGCAAGGCGACCGAGGATCGCCCCGCGCGATTCATCGCCGAGGTCGCAGCGCCCGACGACCTCGACGGCGTCGTGGCAGGTAACGGCAGCAAGCTGGGCACCGGGGGAATGGCCTCCAAACTGTCGTCGGCGTTGCTGGCAGCCGACGCGGGCGTGCCGGTGCTGTTGGCTGCGGCGGCCGACGCCACCGCCGCGCTGGTCGATGCGTCGGTCGGAACGGTGTTCGCGGCCCGGCCCGAGCGGATGACGGCCCGTCGGTTCTGGGTGCGCTACGCGGCGGAGGCGGCAGGTGTCCTGACGCTGGACGACGGTGCCATCCGGGCGGTGCTCAGACAACGTCGCTCACTGCTGCCCGCGGGTATCACCGGAGTGTCCGGACGCTTCCATGGCGGTGACGTGGTGGAGCTTCGGGGCACCGACGCGGTGACGGTGGCGCGCGGTGTGGTGGCCTATGAGGCGGGGGAGCTGGCGACCATGATCGGGCGCTCGACATCTGACCTTCCTCCCGAGATGCGTCGCCCCGCCGTCCACGCGGACGATCTGGTCGCTGTCTAG
- a CDS encoding Rne/Rng family ribonuclease: MAQDAHTQDQPEDFQFEQEPPAQLSESSPAEAIADAFGDVTEANEADVIEQAIVVEDDSVVADDPLVDETAQGEEPESRLLLEPMDPFAFPFQVSAPLAPPAPSSAPAVAADYLPLFVAPQPVSFEPRRRDDEDSDDADDADEADDAEDSALETDDDDDSSDRPANRRRRRGRRGRGRGRGEQNPDDPTDGDSDDESGDSDSDDDESDEDDADDDDNAGGEGGNRRRRRRRRRKSGTSDGDESASPDDPPNTVVHERAPRAKVDKSNEIQGISGSTRLEAKRQRRRDGRDAGRRRPPILSEAEFLARREAVERVMVVRDKVRTEPPHEGARYTQIAVLEDGVVVEHFVTSAASASLVGNVYLGIVQNVLPSMEAAFVDIGRGRNGVLYAGEVNWEAAGLGGAQRKIEQALKPGDYVVVQVSKDPVGHKGARLTTQVSLAGRYLVYVPGASSTGISRKLPDTERQRLKEILREVVPADAGVIIRTASEGVKEDDIRTDVNRLQERWTQIEAKATEITGKAAGAAVALYEEPDVLVKVIRDLFNEDFSGLIVSGDDAWKTIDDYVTSVAPELLPRMTKYEPAGGGNGPDVFAVHRIDEQLTKALDRKVYLPSGGTLVIDRTEAMTVVDVNTGKFTGSGGNLEQTVTRNNLEAAEEVVRQLRLRDIGGIIVVDFIDMVLESNRDLVLRRLTEALARDRTRHQVSEVTSLGLVQLTRKKLGTGLIEAFSTNCTHCNGRGIVIHGDPVDSGSSNSGRKAEPGTAGGRRGKRGKKGTQPAEAEVAVAKVPVHGANEHPMFKAMAAANGRHEDDDTEGEVGDDETLVVPDGEVAESVARHRAPDDGDFDEIDDAESDDESDDDEDDTDEENLDVDDDENDIDDDDIEVIGADDDADDDDADDDDDDDADDEDDEDSDDDSDDDSDDDEDEDSDDDEDDDEDLVAPSRPRRRRAAARPAGPPAS, encoded by the coding sequence GTGGCCCAGGATGCGCATACCCAAGACCAGCCAGAAGACTTCCAGTTCGAGCAGGAGCCACCTGCTCAGCTGAGTGAGTCCAGCCCCGCCGAGGCGATCGCCGATGCCTTCGGCGACGTGACCGAGGCCAACGAGGCCGACGTCATCGAGCAGGCGATCGTGGTTGAGGACGATTCCGTCGTTGCGGACGATCCTCTGGTTGATGAGACGGCACAGGGCGAGGAGCCCGAGTCTCGGCTGCTGCTGGAGCCGATGGATCCGTTCGCCTTTCCATTCCAGGTATCGGCCCCTCTCGCCCCACCGGCCCCATCGTCGGCGCCGGCCGTCGCGGCGGACTACCTGCCGCTCTTTGTCGCGCCGCAGCCCGTCTCATTCGAACCGCGTCGCCGCGATGACGAGGACAGCGACGACGCGGATGACGCCGACGAGGCCGATGACGCCGAGGACAGCGCCCTCGAGACCGACGATGACGACGACTCCTCGGACCGGCCCGCCAACCGGCGGCGCAGGCGTGGACGCCGCGGACGCGGACGGGGGCGCGGCGAGCAGAACCCCGACGACCCCACCGACGGTGACTCCGACGACGAGTCCGGTGACAGCGACTCCGACGACGATGAGTCCGACGAGGACGACGCCGACGATGACGACAACGCCGGTGGTGAGGGCGGCAACCGCCGTCGTCGCCGCCGCCGCAGGCGCAAGTCGGGTACGAGCGACGGTGACGAGTCGGCGTCGCCCGACGATCCGCCCAACACGGTCGTCCACGAACGCGCCCCTCGGGCCAAGGTCGACAAGAGCAACGAGATTCAAGGCATCAGCGGGTCCACCCGGCTGGAGGCCAAGCGGCAGCGGCGGCGCGACGGACGCGACGCGGGCCGGCGCCGGCCGCCGATCCTGAGCGAGGCCGAGTTCCTGGCCCGTCGCGAGGCCGTCGAGCGCGTCATGGTGGTGCGCGACAAGGTCCGCACCGAACCGCCCCACGAGGGTGCCCGCTACACCCAGATCGCCGTGCTCGAGGACGGCGTCGTCGTTGAGCACTTCGTCACGTCGGCCGCGTCGGCGTCCCTCGTCGGCAACGTCTACCTGGGCATCGTGCAGAACGTGCTGCCGTCGATGGAAGCCGCGTTCGTCGACATCGGCCGTGGCCGCAACGGTGTGCTCTACGCCGGCGAGGTGAACTGGGAGGCCGCAGGCCTCGGCGGTGCGCAGCGCAAGATCGAGCAGGCACTCAAGCCCGGTGACTACGTCGTCGTCCAGGTCAGCAAGGACCCGGTCGGGCACAAGGGTGCACGGCTGACCACGCAGGTGTCGCTCGCCGGGCGGTACCTGGTCTACGTTCCGGGAGCCTCGTCGACGGGCATCAGCCGCAAGCTTCCCGACACCGAACGTCAGCGACTCAAGGAGATTCTGCGCGAGGTGGTCCCGGCTGACGCCGGCGTGATCATCCGCACCGCGTCCGAGGGTGTCAAGGAAGACGACATCCGCACCGACGTCAATCGTCTTCAGGAGCGCTGGACGCAGATCGAGGCCAAGGCCACCGAGATCACCGGGAAGGCCGCCGGTGCGGCGGTCGCGCTCTACGAGGAGCCCGATGTCCTGGTCAAGGTGATCCGAGACCTGTTCAACGAGGACTTCTCCGGCCTCATCGTCTCCGGCGACGACGCCTGGAAGACGATCGACGATTACGTGACATCTGTTGCGCCGGAACTTCTTCCGCGGATGACGAAGTACGAGCCCGCGGGTGGTGGCAACGGCCCGGACGTCTTCGCGGTGCACCGCATCGACGAGCAGCTCACCAAGGCGCTGGACCGCAAGGTGTACCTGCCATCGGGGGGCACCCTGGTGATCGACCGCACCGAGGCGATGACCGTGGTCGACGTCAACACCGGCAAGTTCACCGGCTCGGGTGGCAACCTCGAGCAGACGGTGACGCGCAATAACCTCGAAGCCGCTGAGGAGGTCGTGCGCCAACTGCGGTTGCGTGACATCGGCGGCATCATCGTCGTCGACTTCATCGACATGGTGCTCGAGTCCAACCGCGATCTGGTGCTTCGCAGGCTGACCGAGGCGCTCGCCCGCGACAGGACACGGCATCAGGTCTCCGAGGTCACCTCGCTGGGGTTGGTGCAGCTGACCCGCAAGAAGCTCGGCACCGGCCTGATCGAGGCGTTCTCGACCAACTGCACGCACTGCAACGGGCGCGGCATCGTGATCCACGGTGACCCCGTCGACTCGGGGTCGTCGAACTCCGGCCGCAAGGCCGAGCCGGGCACGGCCGGTGGCCGGCGTGGCAAGCGCGGGAAGAAGGGCACTCAGCCCGCCGAGGCCGAGGTCGCAGTCGCCAAGGTGCCCGTGCACGGCGCCAACGAACATCCGATGTTCAAGGCCATGGCCGCCGCAAACGGACGTCACGAGGACGATGACACCGAGGGTGAGGTCGGCGACGACGAGACCCTGGTGGTCCCAGACGGCGAGGTCGCAGAGTCGGTCGCCAGGCACCGGGCACCCGATGACGGTGACTTCGACGAGATCGATGACGCCGAGAGCGACGACGAGTCTGATGACGACGAGGACGACACCGACGAGGAGAACCTCGACGTCGATGACGACGAGAACGACATCGACGACGACGACATCGAGGTGATCGGCGCCGATGACGACGCCGATGATGACGACGCCGATGATGACGATGACGACGACGCGGATGATGAGGACGACGAGGACTCTGACGACGACTCGGATGACGACTCTGACGACGATGAGGACGAGGACTCCGACGATGACGAGGATGACGATGAGGACCTCGTCGCCCCGTCCCGTCCCCGCCGTCGCCGCGCAGCCGCACGTCCGGCGGGTCCTCCGGCCTCATGA
- a CDS encoding TetR/AcrR family transcriptional regulator, translating to MPSVTRRPQAKRQERREQIERQLLDATDRLMGAGASFTELSVDRLATEAGISRASFYIYFEDKGHLLRQLTGQVFSDLANGAERWWSVAHRRDPADVRVAMTAIIASYRRHQPLLVALNEMSAYDPLVGSTYTEILAGISARVTAIIEQGQAQGTIRQELPPESTATTLTWMVERSCQQTLPGRPDSYDAELANALTQIIWGALYLEAP from the coding sequence GTGCCGTCCGTCACCCGAAGACCGCAGGCCAAGCGACAGGAGCGTCGCGAGCAGATCGAACGCCAGCTCCTCGACGCCACCGATCGCCTCATGGGCGCCGGTGCCAGCTTCACCGAGCTGAGCGTGGACCGGCTGGCGACCGAGGCCGGGATATCGCGGGCCAGCTTCTACATCTACTTCGAGGACAAGGGCCACCTCCTGCGCCAGCTGACGGGCCAGGTGTTCAGCGATCTGGCCAACGGCGCCGAGCGCTGGTGGAGCGTCGCGCATCGCCGCGACCCCGCCGATGTCCGTGTCGCGATGACCGCGATCATCGCGAGCTACCGCCGTCATCAACCCCTACTGGTGGCGCTGAACGAGATGTCTGCCTACGACCCACTGGTCGGCTCCACCTACACCGAGATACTCGCCGGAATCTCGGCGCGCGTGACCGCCATCATCGAGCAGGGCCAGGCGCAGGGAACCATCCGCCAGGAGCTGCCGCCCGAGTCGACCGCGACGACGTTGACGTGGATGGTGGAGCGGTCGTGTCAGCAGACGCTGCCAGGCAGACCGGACTCCTATGACGCCGAACTCGCCAACGCGCTGACCCAGATCATCTGGGGCGCACTGTATCTCGAAGCGCCCTAG
- a CDS encoding cytochrome P450: MTVSPLTPSSSRPYDPIDLSSKAFWSGTAADRETSFAELRAARPVSWHPPVEDSLMHDPEDHGYWAVTRHADVVTVSRDSETYLSGKGVLFENIPEELLEASQSFLAMDPPRHTLIRKVVHSAFTPRQVRRIEDSIKENARNIVGELREAGSGADFVEHCAKELPIRTLSDMVGIPESERAQVASAADALVSWGDEVYLEGRNPLEVLVGNQMYLHQVAGALAADRRANPGDDLISALVHAEVDGDRLTDAEVSAFFVLLAVAGNDTTRQTTSHAMRALTDFGDQRAWLAADFDDRIGGAVEEFVRWATPVMTFRRTASTDCELGDQRIAAGEKVVMFYSSANFDTEVFDAPHRLDLGRKPNAHVGFGGGGRHFCLGAHVARAQLRSIFSELLTQIPDIAAGEPTYVAGNFIHAIRSMPVTF, translated from the coding sequence ATGACTGTGTCGCCGCTCACACCCAGCTCGTCGCGTCCGTACGATCCCATCGACCTGTCGTCGAAGGCGTTCTGGTCGGGCACCGCCGCGGACCGCGAGACGTCGTTCGCCGAGCTACGGGCCGCGCGCCCGGTCAGCTGGCATCCACCGGTCGAGGACTCGCTCATGCATGACCCGGAGGACCACGGCTACTGGGCGGTCACCCGCCACGCCGACGTCGTCACCGTCAGCCGCGACAGCGAGACGTACCTGTCCGGCAAGGGCGTGCTGTTCGAGAACATCCCCGAGGAGCTGCTCGAGGCCTCGCAGTCGTTCCTGGCGATGGACCCGCCGCGGCACACGCTGATCCGCAAGGTCGTGCACTCGGCGTTCACCCCGCGCCAGGTGCGGCGCATCGAGGACTCGATCAAGGAGAACGCGCGGAACATCGTGGGCGAGCTGCGCGAGGCGGGAAGTGGTGCCGACTTCGTCGAGCACTGTGCCAAGGAACTTCCGATCCGAACGCTGTCGGATATGGTCGGCATCCCCGAATCCGAACGCGCGCAGGTGGCCAGCGCCGCCGATGCGCTGGTGTCGTGGGGCGACGAGGTCTACCTGGAGGGCCGCAACCCGCTTGAGGTGCTGGTCGGCAATCAGATGTACCTGCATCAGGTGGCCGGTGCGCTGGCCGCGGATCGGCGGGCCAATCCCGGTGACGACCTGATCAGCGCGCTGGTGCACGCCGAGGTGGACGGCGACCGGCTCACCGATGCCGAGGTGTCGGCGTTCTTCGTGCTGTTGGCGGTGGCGGGTAACGACACCACCCGCCAGACCACCAGCCACGCCATGAGGGCGTTGACCGACTTCGGTGATCAACGCGCCTGGCTGGCCGCCGACTTCGACGACCGCATCGGCGGCGCGGTCGAGGAGTTCGTCCGGTGGGCCACCCCGGTGATGACATTCCGCCGGACCGCATCGACGGACTGTGAACTCGGCGACCAACGTATCGCGGCCGGCGAGAAGGTCGTGATGTTCTACTCGTCGGCCAACTTCGACACCGAGGTGTTCGACGCGCCGCACCGACTGGACCTGGGGCGCAAGCCCAATGCGCACGTCGGCTTCGGTGGCGGCGGGCGGCACTTCTGTCTGGGCGCGCACGTCGCCCGCGCGCAGTTGCGGTCGATATTCTCCGAGCTGCTCACCCAGATCCCCGATATCGCGGCCGGTGAGCCGACCTACGTCGCGGGCAACTTCATCCACGCCATCCGGTCGATGCCCGTCACCTTCTAG
- the obgE gene encoding GTPase ObgE, protein MPRFVDRVVIHARAGNGGHGCASVHREKFKPLGGPDGGNGGRGGSIVFVVDPQVHTLLDFHFHPHVDAPSGKQGAGNNRDGAAGADLEVRVPDGTVVLDENGRLLADLVGEGTRFEAAAGGRGGLGNAALASRARKAPGFALLGEKGEARDLTLELKTVADVGLVGFPSAGKSSLVSVISAAKPKIADYPFTTLTPNLGVVSAGERTFTVADVPGLIPGASAGRGLGLDFLRHIERCAVLVHVVDCATMEPGRDPISDIEALEAELAAYVPTLQGDSTLGDLAGRPRAVVLNKIDVPDARELADFVRDEVTQRYGWPVFEVSAVSRDGLRPLTFALADMVTAFRESQPVVAPRRPVIRPVPTNDSGFTIESDGEDGFVVRGTRPERWINQTDFTNDEAVGYLGDRLARLGVEDELIKLGARPGCAVTIGDMTFDWEPQTPAGVDMPLSGRGTDVRLEQTDRIGAPERKAARKERRRAGGDEQ, encoded by the coding sequence ATGCCCCGGTTCGTTGACCGAGTCGTGATTCATGCACGAGCCGGCAATGGCGGTCACGGCTGCGCCTCGGTGCACCGTGAGAAGTTCAAACCGCTCGGTGGACCGGACGGCGGCAACGGCGGCCGGGGTGGCAGCATCGTGTTCGTCGTGGACCCTCAGGTTCACACGCTTCTCGACTTCCACTTCCATCCGCACGTCGACGCGCCCTCCGGTAAGCAGGGGGCCGGTAATAACCGTGACGGTGCGGCCGGTGCAGACCTCGAGGTCCGGGTGCCCGACGGCACCGTCGTCCTCGACGAGAACGGGCGGCTACTCGCGGATCTGGTCGGCGAGGGCACCCGTTTCGAGGCCGCCGCAGGCGGTCGTGGTGGACTCGGCAACGCCGCGCTGGCATCGCGTGCCCGCAAGGCTCCAGGGTTCGCCCTGCTGGGGGAGAAGGGTGAGGCCCGCGATCTCACTCTCGAACTCAAGACGGTCGCCGACGTCGGTCTGGTCGGTTTCCCCTCGGCGGGCAAGTCCTCGCTCGTGTCGGTGATCTCGGCAGCGAAGCCGAAGATCGCCGATTATCCGTTCACCACGTTGACGCCGAATCTGGGCGTCGTGTCCGCAGGCGAGCGCACCTTCACCGTGGCCGATGTGCCCGGACTGATTCCTGGCGCGTCCGCCGGCCGTGGTCTCGGCCTTGACTTCCTGCGCCATATCGAGCGATGCGCCGTGCTGGTTCACGTCGTCGACTGCGCGACGATGGAACCGGGTCGCGACCCGATCTCCGATATCGAGGCGCTGGAGGCCGAACTCGCCGCCTACGTCCCGACACTGCAAGGTGATTCGACGCTGGGTGACCTGGCCGGGCGCCCGCGTGCGGTGGTGCTCAACAAGATCGACGTTCCCGATGCCCGCGAGCTGGCCGACTTCGTCCGCGACGAGGTGACCCAGCGCTACGGCTGGCCGGTCTTCGAGGTGTCGGCCGTCAGCAGGGATGGATTGCGGCCCTTGACCTTCGCGCTGGCCGATATGGTGACGGCGTTCCGTGAGTCGCAGCCCGTCGTCGCGCCCCGACGTCCCGTGATCCGGCCCGTTCCGACGAACGACAGTGGCTTCACCATCGAATCCGACGGTGAGGATGGCTTCGTGGTGCGTGGCACCCGGCCGGAACGCTGGATCAACCAGACCGACTTCACGAACGACGAGGCCGTCGGCTACCTGGGTGACAGGTTGGCCAGGCTCGGCGTCGAGGACGAGCTGATCAAGTTGGGGGCACGGCCGGGTTGCGCCGTCACCATCGGCGATATGACGTTCGACTGGGAGCCCCAGACTCCGGCCGGTGTCGACATGCCGCTGTCGGGCCGCGGTACCGACGTGCGCCTGGAACAGACCGACCGCATCGGTGCACCCGAACGAAAGGCCGCTCGTAAGGAGCGCCGTCGGGCCGGTGGAGACGAGCAGTGA
- the rplU gene encoding 50S ribosomal protein L21 — MATYAIVKTGGKQYKVAVGDIVKVEKLEIEAGDSVSLPVALVVDGANVTTDAKALEKVAVTAEVLEHTKGPKIRIHKFKNKTGYHKRQGHRQKLTVVKVTGIK, encoded by the coding sequence ATGGCGACGTACGCAATCGTCAAGACCGGCGGCAAGCAGTACAAGGTCGCGGTTGGAGACATCGTCAAGGTCGAGAAGCTGGAGATCGAGGCCGGCGACTCGGTCTCGCTTCCGGTGGCGTTGGTCGTCGACGGTGCGAATGTCACCACCGATGCCAAGGCCCTCGAGAAGGTCGCCGTGACGGCAGAGGTCCTCGAGCACACCAAGGGCCCGAAGATCCGCATCCACAAGTTCAAGAACAAGACCGGCTATCACAAGCGGCAGGGCCACCGTCAGAAGCTGACGGTCGTCAAGGTCACCGGAATCAAGTAA
- a CDS encoding NAD-dependent deacetylase codes for MEGPELLRVLAGQRVAVLTGAGMSTDSGIPDYRGPDSPPSNPMTIQQFTSDPEFRQRYWARNHVGWRHMAATLPNAGHRALATLERAGVVTAVITQNVDLLHTKAGSRTVVDLHGTYARVICLACDFSMSRAALADELEALNPGFLESAERVGGIAVAPDADAVVRETASFRFLDCPCCAGMLKPDIVYFGESVPKSRVERAYSLVADADALLVAGSSLTVFSGLRFVRHAASAGKPVAIINRGPTRGDALAAVKVDGGCSELLALLADELAISAR; via the coding sequence GCCGGCATGTCCACCGACTCCGGCATCCCCGACTACCGGGGACCGGACTCACCCCCGAGCAACCCGATGACCATTCAGCAGTTCACCTCCGACCCCGAGTTTCGGCAGCGGTACTGGGCGCGTAACCACGTCGGTTGGCGGCACATGGCGGCGACGCTGCCCAACGCCGGACACCGCGCGCTGGCCACGCTCGAACGCGCCGGAGTGGTCACCGCCGTCATCACCCAGAACGTCGATCTGCTGCACACCAAGGCGGGCAGTCGCACGGTCGTCGACCTGCACGGGACGTACGCGCGGGTGATCTGCCTGGCGTGTGACTTCTCGATGAGCCGGGCGGCGCTGGCCGACGAGTTGGAGGCGCTCAACCCCGGCTTCCTCGAAAGCGCCGAGCGGGTGGGCGGTATCGCGGTGGCGCCCGACGCCGACGCGGTGGTCCGCGAGACGGCGTCTTTCCGGTTCCTCGACTGTCCGTGCTGCGCAGGCATGCTCAAACCCGACATCGTCTACTTCGGCGAGAGCGTTCCGAAATCGCGTGTGGAGAGGGCGTATTCACTCGTCGCCGACGCCGATGCCCTGCTGGTGGCCGGGTCATCGCTCACGGTGTTCTCCGGGTTGCGGTTCGTCCGCCACGCGGCTTCAGCGGGCAAGCCCGTCGCGATCATCAACCGTGGGCCCACCCGCGGCGACGCGCTGGCGGCGGTGAAGGTCGACGGCGGCTGCTCCGAACTACTGGCCCTGCTGGCCGACGAACTCGCGATTTCGGCGCGTTAA